A window from Pseudooceanicola algae encodes these proteins:
- a CDS encoding ABC transporter ATP-binding protein: MTFLALGAITRQWDGQGGVVDINLSLPKGAFLSILGPSGCGKSTLLRLIAGLEHPQSGQIVIDGRDVTALPPAERNLSMVFQSYALFPHLSVAENVLFGLKVRRIARAERDARLAEVLEMTGLKGLEKRKPSELSGGQRQRVALARAAVAQKPLCLMDEPLSNLDAKLRNSVRRDIRALSRKLGLTVVYVTHDQGEAMSLSDKVVLMNNGQIEQVGTPAELYNRPATTFAAQFIGEPPMALINGAALGYDAGYTVGIRPEAVRVVPAGQGDLDVIVDDLEFMGNETQLAFTHPAATGLAAILNDNARPDLGQTTGVRLPEESRLLFSAVTGTLEKEPQQNS, encoded by the coding sequence GATTACCCGCCAATGGGACGGCCAGGGCGGGGTTGTCGATATCAACCTGTCCCTGCCCAAGGGCGCGTTCCTCTCCATTCTCGGCCCCTCGGGCTGCGGAAAGTCCACGCTTCTGCGGCTGATTGCAGGATTGGAGCATCCCCAGTCCGGGCAAATCGTGATCGACGGGCGGGACGTGACCGCCCTGCCCCCGGCAGAGCGCAACCTGTCGATGGTCTTTCAATCCTACGCGCTGTTTCCGCATCTGAGCGTCGCTGAAAACGTGCTGTTCGGCCTCAAGGTCCGCCGCATCGCGCGGGCCGAACGGGACGCGCGGCTGGCCGAGGTGCTGGAGATGACCGGCCTGAAAGGGCTGGAAAAACGCAAGCCGTCGGAACTGTCCGGCGGTCAGCGCCAGCGTGTCGCCCTGGCCCGTGCGGCGGTTGCGCAAAAGCCGCTTTGCCTGATGGACGAGCCGCTGTCGAACCTTGACGCCAAGCTGCGCAATTCCGTGCGCCGCGACATTCGCGCCCTGTCCCGCAAGCTGGGTCTGACCGTGGTTTATGTCACCCATGATCAGGGCGAGGCGATGAGCCTGTCGGACAAGGTTGTCCTGATGAACAACGGCCAGATCGAACAGGTCGGCACGCCGGCGGAACTGTACAACCGCCCCGCGACGACCTTTGCCGCGCAGTTCATCGGCGAACCACCCATGGCGCTGATCAACGGCGCCGCCCTTGGATATGACGCTGGCTACACCGTCGGGATCCGTCCCGAAGCGGTCAGGGTCGTGCCCGCCGGGCAGGGCGACCTCGACGTGATCGTCGATGACCTGGAATTCATGGGCAACGAGACGCAGCTTGCCTTTACCCATCCGGCCGCCACGGGGCTGGCCGCGATCCTGAACGACAACGCCCGCCCGGATCTGGGGCAGACGACCGGCGTTCGACTTCCTGAAGAAAGCCGGCTCCTTTTCAGTGCCGTTACCGGAACACTCGAAAAGGAACCTCAGCAGAATTCGTGA
- a CDS encoding ABC transporter substrate-binding protein: MTRITTVAALMAASTALVNPAFAETELTMYYPIAVGGALTEVVDGIVDKFEAQNPDVKVNAIYAGNYDDARIKALAALDAGEPAHLAVMFSIDAYDLLDQDHIVAFDDLVDGDEDTAWLNSFYPALMANGQIEGKTWGVPFQRSTIVAYYNKDMFREAGLDPEKAPTTWEEMVSMGKALTNDDHYGIMIPSTGYPYWMFQALAIQNDKELMSDDGVTTYFNDPAAIETLEFWKSLSQEHQIMPEGTVEWGTLRQAFLESKTAMMWHSTGNLTAVKNAAEFDFGVAMLPAHKRPGSPTGGGNFYVFKNASEEEQQAALDLIQFMTAPEQAAEWSIATGYMGVSPAAYETDALQAYVEDFAPALVARDQLEHAVAEFSTFETARVRDGLNGAIQSVLTGDKSAEEALNEAQAAAERLLRPYN, from the coding sequence ATGACCCGAATTACCACTGTAGCAGCATTGATGGCCGCTTCCACCGCTCTGGTCAACCCGGCCTTCGCCGAGACGGAGCTGACCATGTATTACCCCATCGCAGTCGGCGGCGCGCTGACCGAGGTCGTCGACGGTATCGTCGACAAGTTCGAAGCGCAGAACCCCGATGTCAAAGTCAACGCGATCTATGCCGGCAACTACGACGACGCGCGCATCAAGGCCCTTGCCGCGCTGGACGCTGGCGAGCCGGCGCATCTGGCCGTCATGTTCTCGATCGACGCCTATGACCTGCTTGATCAGGATCACATCGTCGCCTTCGACGATCTGGTCGACGGCGACGAAGACACCGCCTGGCTGAACAGCTTCTACCCGGCTTTGATGGCCAATGGTCAGATCGAGGGCAAGACCTGGGGCGTGCCGTTCCAGCGGTCGACCATCGTTGCCTACTACAACAAGGACATGTTCCGCGAAGCCGGTCTTGACCCCGAAAAGGCCCCGACCACCTGGGAAGAAATGGTGTCGATGGGCAAGGCGCTGACCAATGATGACCACTATGGCATCATGATCCCCTCGACGGGCTATCCCTACTGGATGTTCCAGGCCCTGGCGATCCAGAACGACAAGGAGCTGATGTCGGACGACGGTGTCACCACCTATTTCAACGACCCGGCGGCCATCGAAACGCTGGAGTTCTGGAAGTCGCTCAGCCAGGAACACCAGATCATGCCCGAAGGCACGGTCGAATGGGGCACCCTGCGTCAGGCCTTCCTTGAATCCAAGACCGCCATGATGTGGCATTCCACCGGCAACCTGACGGCCGTGAAGAACGCCGCCGAATTCGACTTCGGTGTGGCCATGCTGCCGGCGCACAAGCGCCCCGGCTCGCCCACGGGTGGCGGCAACTTCTATGTCTTCAAGAATGCCTCCGAAGAAGAACAGCAAGCCGCGCTGGATCTGATCCAGTTCATGACCGCGCCCGAACAGGCGGCGGAATGGTCGATTGCGACCGGGTACATGGGTGTTTCGCCCGCTGCCTATGAAACCGATGCGCTGCAAGCCTATGTCGAGGACTTCGCCCCGGCGCTGGTCGCACGTGATCAGCTGGAACATGCGGTGGCCGAGTTTTCGACCTTTGAAACCGCGCGGGTGCGGGACGGTCTGAACGGCGCGATCCAGTCGGTTCTGACGGGCGACAAATCCGCAGAAGAGGCCCTGAACGAAGCCCAGGCCGCCGCCGAGCGCCTGCTGCGCCCCTACAACTAA
- a CDS encoding carbohydrate ABC transporter permease, giving the protein MTDLFALERRRRAINGWLLLAPSLVMLSIFALYPSVSTIVASLWSRGTRRNPAEFVGIENYRYMFDDPGFWLVVKNNLFYAGVTIPISIGLALMMALWANAKLPARGFVRTAYFTPTVLPMIAAANLWLFFYTPSFGILNQVGALLGADPVNWLGQPGTALWAICVVTIWKEAGFFMIFYLAALQTIPPDLKEAADIEGASRWTYTRRVVLPLLMPTTLFILINAMINSVKLIDHLFILTKGGPSDSTKLILYYIWEHAFAYFDRPTAAAMTALVLAVLGALAAIQFIVFDKKAHYR; this is encoded by the coding sequence ATGACTGATCTTTTCGCACTGGAGCGCCGACGCCGGGCCATAAACGGCTGGCTGTTGCTGGCGCCCTCATTGGTCATGCTGTCGATCTTTGCGCTTTATCCTTCCGTCTCGACGATCGTCGCCTCGCTCTGGTCACGGGGCACGCGGCGGAATCCGGCGGAATTCGTCGGGATCGAGAACTATCGCTACATGTTCGACGACCCGGGCTTCTGGCTGGTGGTGAAGAACAACCTGTTCTACGCGGGCGTCACAATCCCGATCTCCATCGGGCTGGCGCTGATGATGGCGCTCTGGGCCAATGCCAAACTTCCGGCGCGGGGCTTCGTGCGCACGGCCTATTTCACGCCGACCGTCCTGCCGATGATCGCGGCGGCAAACCTGTGGCTGTTCTTTTACACGCCCAGCTTTGGCATCCTCAACCAAGTCGGCGCCTTGCTGGGAGCAGATCCGGTGAACTGGCTGGGTCAGCCAGGCACCGCGCTTTGGGCGATTTGCGTCGTCACCATCTGGAAAGAGGCCGGGTTCTTCATGATCTTCTACCTGGCGGCCCTGCAGACCATCCCGCCCGACCTGAAAGAGGCCGCGGATATCGAGGGCGCCTCGCGCTGGACCTATACTCGCCGTGTCGTGCTGCCGCTGCTTATGCCGACGACCCTGTTCATCCTGATCAACGCCATGATCAATTCGGTCAAGCTGATCGACCACCTGTTCATCCTGACCAAGGGCGGGCCCTCCGACAGCACCAAGCTGATCCTCTATTACATCTGGGAACATGCCTTTGCCTACTTCGACCGCCCCACGGCTGCCGCGATGACGGCGCTGGTGCTTGCCGTTCTGGGCGCCCTGGCCGCGATCCAGTTCATCGTTTTCGACAAGAAGGCCCACTACCGATGA
- a CDS encoding carbohydrate ABC transporter permease has protein sequence MSRRIEAAMAIVLAILWISPLLFALWAAFHGVSDAVNFRLAAPLTLDNFRTAWDGAPWLRYFFNTFALVTLILIGQFTLCTLAGFAFAQVTFKGRDTVFVLVLLQLFILPEVLIVENYRVAASLGLIDTLMGIGAPYMASAFGIFLMRQTFKSVPKDLDEAARVEGCNTLGVLWRVYVPAARPTYLAYALVSISTHWNNFLWPLIVTNSDTARPLTVGLSLFGAPENGVDISIISAATIMMIAPLLIGFLIFQRQFVQAFLTAGVK, from the coding sequence ATGAGCCGCCGGATCGAAGCCGCGATGGCCATCGTCCTGGCCATCCTGTGGATTTCACCGCTGCTGTTCGCCCTTTGGGCGGCGTTTCATGGCGTCAGCGATGCGGTCAACTTCCGGCTGGCCGCCCCGCTGACGCTGGACAACTTCCGCACCGCCTGGGACGGCGCGCCATGGCTGCGCTATTTCTTCAACACCTTCGCCCTGGTGACCCTGATCCTGATCGGGCAATTCACGCTGTGCACGCTGGCGGGATTTGCCTTTGCGCAGGTTACCTTCAAGGGGCGCGACACGGTCTTCGTGCTGGTCCTGCTGCAGCTGTTCATCCTGCCCGAAGTGCTGATCGTCGAAAACTACCGCGTCGCGGCCTCGCTGGGGCTTATCGATACGCTGATGGGGATCGGCGCGCCCTACATGGCCTCGGCCTTCGGGATCTTCCTGATGCGCCAGACCTTCAAATCCGTGCCCAAGGACCTCGACGAAGCCGCACGCGTGGAGGGCTGCAATACCCTCGGCGTTCTCTGGCGCGTCTATGTGCCAGCCGCGCGGCCGACCTACCTGGCCTATGCGCTGGTGTCGATCTCGACCCACTGGAACAATTTCCTCTGGCCGCTGATCGTGACGAATTCAGACACCGCGCGCCCGTTGACCGTGGGACTGTCGCTGTTCGGCGCGCCGGAAAACGGCGTCGACATCTCGATCATCTCGGCCGCGACGATCATGATGATCGCGCCGCTCCTGATCGGGTTCCTGATCTTCCAGCGCCAGTTCGTGCAGGCCTTCCTGACGGCGGGCGTGAAGTAA
- a CDS encoding cupin domain-containing protein, which produces MTDTVVPVVTRSAELGENTLQSGECVRKSGVSPQHTPAKKIWFGRVSNDPGHRSPPHHHEECETGGYVLKGHGRIYFGEDYRDFIDMYEGDFVFVPPYMPHVEVNMSTTEELVWLTCRTPDNLVTNLPEIPDEALEGYRRA; this is translated from the coding sequence ATGACCGACACGGTTGTCCCCGTTGTCACCCGCTCTGCCGAGTTGGGAGAGAACACGTTGCAGTCGGGCGAATGCGTCCGCAAGTCCGGCGTCAGCCCGCAGCATACGCCTGCCAAGAAGATCTGGTTCGGCCGAGTGAGCAACGACCCCGGCCACCGTTCGCCGCCGCATCACCACGAGGAATGCGAGACCGGCGGCTATGTCCTGAAAGGCCACGGCCGGATCTACTTTGGCGAGGACTACCGCGACTTCATCGACATGTACGAAGGGGATTTCGTCTTCGTCCCGCCCTACATGCCCCATGTCGAGGTCAACATGTCCACGACCGAGGAACTGGTCTGGCTGACCTGCCGCACCCCGGACAACCTGGTCACCAACCTGCCCGAGATCCCTGACGAGGCGCTGGAAGGCTACCGCCGCGCCTGA
- a CDS encoding fumarylacetoacetate hydrolase family protein, with protein sequence MKLLRYGPVGSEKPGILDDQGRIRDLSTIVPEIDGAALSPGGLARIAAADPADLPLVGGTPRLGSAIARPAKFLCVGLNYSDHARETGKEPPEEPILFMKSTSALCGPNDDVEIPRTSDRTDWEVELGIVIGSTAKYVPEDQALDHVAGYALVNDVSERRFQSERGGQWVKGKSHDTFGPVGPWMVTKDEIADVQDIDLWLDVDGTRRQTGNTRTMIFGAAFLVHYISQFMTLEPGDIIATGTPPGVGLGMKPPTFLKAGQVVTLGAAGLGEQRQVMVQA encoded by the coding sequence ATGAAACTGCTTCGCTACGGCCCCGTCGGGTCGGAGAAACCCGGCATCCTTGATGATCAGGGCCGGATCCGCGATCTTTCGACCATCGTGCCCGAAATCGATGGCGCCGCCCTGTCGCCGGGGGGGCTGGCGCGCATCGCCGCCGCCGATCCCGCCGACCTTCCGCTGGTCGGGGGCACGCCGCGCCTCGGGTCCGCCATCGCGCGGCCGGCCAAGTTCCTTTGCGTCGGGCTCAACTACTCCGACCACGCCAGGGAGACCGGCAAGGAACCCCCCGAGGAACCGATCCTGTTCATGAAATCCACCAGCGCGCTTTGCGGCCCGAACGACGACGTGGAAATACCCCGCACCTCGGACCGGACTGATTGGGAGGTCGAACTGGGCATCGTCATCGGCAGCACCGCGAAATACGTCCCGGAAGACCAGGCTCTGGACCACGTGGCGGGCTATGCGCTGGTCAATGACGTGTCCGAACGCCGGTTCCAGTCCGAGCGGGGCGGCCAATGGGTCAAGGGCAAGAGCCATGACACCTTTGGCCCCGTCGGCCCCTGGATGGTCACGAAAGACGAAATCGCGGATGTGCAGGACATCGACCTGTGGCTGGACGTGGACGGCACACGCCGCCAGACCGGCAACACCCGGACGATGATCTTCGGGGCCGCCTTCCTGGTGCACTACATCTCACAGTTCATGACGCTGGAACCGGGGGACATCATCGCTACCGGAACCCCGCCGGGCGTTGGCTTGGGCATGAAGCCCCCGACCTTCCTGAAGGCCGGGCAGGTCGTGACCCTTGGCGCAGCAGGCCTTGGCGAACAGCGCCAGGTGATGGTGCAGGCATGA
- a CDS encoding SDR family NAD(P)-dependent oxidoreductase — protein MNVDFHKARAALTDLTGKTAIVTGGARGQGAVEAELLASAGAAVLICDVLEDEGAALAARLNAEGHSAQFLQLDVTSEAGWAQAMDIVRDWTGQLDVLVNNAGIINRKIIRDMSVEEWRRVLDVNATGAFIGTRLGAPLMAQTGGGSIVNISSNSGFSGHYDPAYTASKWALRGLTRSAAMEFAEDGVRVNAICPGLIVTDLNRKSPHLGPMIDMTPAQRAGEAIEVAQLVLFLASEGASFITGEDFVIDGGFTAGAAYRRVARETGLL, from the coding sequence ATGAACGTCGACTTCCACAAGGCCCGCGCGGCCCTGACGGACCTGACCGGCAAGACAGCCATCGTCACCGGCGGCGCCCGCGGTCAAGGCGCCGTCGAGGCCGAACTGCTGGCAAGCGCCGGCGCCGCGGTCCTGATCTGCGATGTCCTTGAAGACGAAGGGGCGGCTCTTGCCGCGCGGCTGAACGCCGAAGGACACAGTGCGCAGTTCCTGCAACTGGACGTCACCTCGGAGGCCGGCTGGGCGCAGGCGATGGACATTGTGCGCGACTGGACAGGGCAGCTGGACGTTCTGGTCAACAACGCAGGCATCATCAACCGCAAGATCATTCGCGACATGTCTGTCGAGGAATGGCGCAGGGTGCTGGACGTGAACGCCACCGGCGCCTTTATCGGGACCAGGCTGGGCGCGCCCCTGATGGCGCAGACCGGTGGCGGCAGCATCGTCAACATTTCGTCCAACAGCGGGTTTTCCGGCCATTACGACCCGGCCTATACCGCGTCGAAATGGGCATTGCGCGGGCTGACCCGGTCCGCCGCGATGGAGTTCGCCGAAGACGGCGTCCGTGTCAACGCGATCTGCCCCGGCCTGATCGTCACCGACCTCAACCGCAAGTCGCCGCACCTGGGGCCGATGATCGACATGACCCCGGCACAGCGCGCGGGTGAGGCCATCGAGGTGGCGCAACTGGTGCTTTTTCTTGCCTCCGAAGGCGCGTCCTTCATCACCGGCGAGGATTTCGTGATCGACGGCGGCTTTACCGCGGGTGCGGCCTATCGTCGGGTCGCACGGGAAACCGGACTCCTGTGA
- a CDS encoding MarR family winged helix-turn-helix transcriptional regulator, producing the protein MDQQTRHEINDDGLARHRLRLWLQMLKATRCVEGQLRERLRSGYETTLPRFDVLAALHAAPEGMKMSELSQHLVVSNGNVTGVVDRLVAEGLVERQNLASDRRAFLVRITEKGRALMDEMTAEHLTWIDEMFRDVSEADAARGISIMLDIRRKQKA; encoded by the coding sequence ATGGACCAGCAGACCCGGCATGAAATCAACGATGACGGTCTGGCCCGACACAGGCTGAGGTTGTGGCTGCAGATGCTGAAGGCCACGCGCTGTGTCGAAGGCCAGCTGCGCGAACGGCTGCGGTCGGGGTATGAAACGACGCTGCCCCGGTTCGACGTGCTGGCGGCGCTTCATGCCGCGCCCGAAGGCATGAAGATGAGCGAGCTTTCCCAGCACCTCGTGGTCTCCAACGGCAATGTGACGGGTGTGGTCGACCGGTTGGTGGCCGAAGGTCTGGTCGAGCGACAGAACCTTGCCTCGGACCGTCGCGCCTTTCTGGTGCGGATCACCGAAAAGGGCCGCGCCCTGATGGACGAGATGACCGCAGAGCATCTGACATGGATCGACGAGATGTTTCGTGATGTCTCAGAGGCAGATGCGGCGCGCGGGATTTCCATCATGCTCGACATTCGCCGCAAGCAGAAAGCCTGA
- a CDS encoding hotdog domain-containing protein yields MTDLGVGTAALPVLMTMAPLDAVTPRGAVTGGWMLTQLDLAAGLAGRRASGGEALILSIKDLTFRDALRAGEDFQIRAELTRKGNTSFNLLLSAWAGASEPQREIFQADVLMVAVDAEGTPRKLL; encoded by the coding sequence ATGACTGACCTCGGGGTTGGGACGGCGGCCTTGCCGGTTCTGATGACCATGGCGCCCCTTGACGCGGTGACCCCGCGCGGCGCCGTGACCGGTGGCTGGATGCTGACACAGCTTGATCTGGCGGCGGGGCTGGCCGGGCGCCGGGCCTCGGGGGGCGAGGCGCTGATCCTGTCGATCAAGGATCTGACCTTTCGCGATGCTCTGCGCGCAGGCGAGGATTTCCAGATCCGGGCAGAGCTGACCCGCAAGGGCAACACTTCCTTTAACCTGCTTCTTTCCGCCTGGGCCGGTGCCTCTGAGCCGCAGCGTGAGATCTTTCAGGCTGACGTCCTCATGGTCGCGGTCGATGCCGAAGGGACGCCACGGAAGCTCTTGTGA
- a CDS encoding RidA family protein: MTALTPHMFLQPDGWMPAKGYANGVLAEGRILFTGGLVGWTGNQEWQHHDMAGQFRQTLLNIVAVLAEAGARPEHLVRLTWYITDKREYLDNLRAFGAAYREVIGRHFPAMAVVQVTGLMEDAARIEIEATAVLPHD; encoded by the coding sequence ATGACCGCTTTGACCCCGCACATGTTCCTTCAACCTGATGGCTGGATGCCGGCCAAGGGCTATGCCAACGGCGTTCTGGCCGAGGGCCGCATCCTCTTTACCGGCGGGCTGGTCGGCTGGACCGGCAATCAGGAATGGCAGCATCACGACATGGCGGGCCAGTTCCGCCAGACCCTGTTGAACATCGTGGCTGTCCTTGCAGAAGCCGGTGCGCGGCCCGAACACCTTGTGCGCCTGACCTGGTACATTACCGACAAACGCGAATACCTCGACAATCTGCGCGCTTTCGGGGCCGCCTACCGCGAGGTGATCGGCCGCCACTTTCCCGCCATGGCCGTGGTTCAGGTCACCGGTCTGATGGAGGACGCAGCCCGGATCGAGATCGAGGCGACAGCGGTCCTTCCACATGACTGA
- a CDS encoding acyl-CoA thioesterase, which produces MTQVFSIRRQVEFNHCDPAGIVFYPRYFEMISALIERFFADAVGVSWKAMAATEGTGTPMGDIHIRFEAPSRLEDLLDLSLSVAAIGGASARFALRCTCAGELRFTGEATVIYASLDSGSGARAARWPDPVRQSMSRYLDAPDT; this is translated from the coding sequence GTGACCCAGGTTTTCAGCATCCGCCGTCAGGTCGAATTCAATCACTGCGACCCGGCGGGCATCGTATTCTATCCCCGTTATTTCGAGATGATCTCGGCCCTCATCGAACGCTTCTTCGCGGATGCAGTCGGCGTCAGTTGGAAGGCCATGGCCGCCACCGAAGGTACCGGCACGCCGATGGGCGACATCCACATTCGTTTCGAGGCGCCGTCGCGGTTGGAAGATCTTCTGGATCTCTCGCTTTCGGTGGCCGCCATCGGTGGGGCCTCGGCCCGCTTCGCGCTGCGCTGTACCTGCGCCGGCGAACTTCGTTTTACCGGCGAGGCCACCGTGATTTACGCCAGCCTCGATTCCGGATCCGGCGCCCGCGCTGCCCGCTGGCCGGACCCCGTGCGCCAGTCCATGTCGCGATACCTCGACGCCCCAGATACCTGA
- a CDS encoding SDR family NAD(P)-dependent oxidoreductase, whose amino-acid sequence MMLEGRSAFVTGGGSGVGAVIATLLAGEGAQVTICGRRIEPLEAVAACHPGIRTVVCDVTDEAALIRAVADAAPDIVVANAGASTSAPFAKTELAAFERMISVNLTGTFLTLREGVRAMQGKPWGRLIAIASTAGLKGYPYVAPYAAAKHGVVGMVKSVALEQARKGVTVNAICPGFLDTEMTERSIATIVAKTGRSPEEARATVEATNPMQRLVPPEDVARAVLWLCGEGSDMVTGQAISVSGGET is encoded by the coding sequence ATGATGCTCGAGGGGCGCAGCGCCTTCGTGACCGGTGGCGGGTCCGGCGTCGGGGCGGTTATCGCCACGCTTTTGGCGGGCGAGGGGGCGCAGGTCACGATCTGCGGTCGCCGGATCGAACCGCTTGAAGCGGTCGCCGCATGCCACCCGGGCATTCGGACGGTTGTCTGCGATGTGACGGACGAAGCGGCGCTGATACGTGCTGTTGCAGACGCGGCGCCGGATATCGTTGTGGCCAATGCCGGTGCTTCGACAAGTGCGCCTTTCGCCAAGACGGAACTTGCCGCGTTCGAACGCATGATCTCGGTGAATTTGACCGGCACCTTCCTGACCCTGCGGGAGGGCGTGCGGGCGATGCAGGGCAAGCCCTGGGGGCGGCTGATCGCCATCGCCTCGACCGCCGGGCTGAAAGGGTATCCTTATGTCGCGCCCTATGCGGCCGCCAAGCACGGCGTGGTCGGCATGGTGAAGTCCGTCGCGCTGGAGCAGGCCCGCAAGGGGGTGACCGTCAACGCCATCTGCCCCGGCTTTCTGGATACGGAGATGACCGAACGCTCGATCGCCACTATCGTTGCCAAGACCGGCCGCAGCCCCGAAGAGGCCCGCGCCACGGTGGAAGCCACCAACCCGATGCAGCGCCTCGTGCCGCCCGAAGACGTGGCGCGTGCTGTCCTTTGGCTGTGCGGGGAAGGGTCGGATATGGTCACGGGGCAGGCGATCTCCGTCTCCGGGGGCGAGACGTGA